TCGGCGGCCGCATCGAGACGGGGCGCCGCATCCGCTCGCTCGCGGAGCTCCCGTCCTCGCGCGTCGTGCTGTTCGACACCTCGCCCGACCAGCTCGCGTCGATCGCGGGCGATGCGCTCCCCGCCCGCTATCGCCGCCGCCTCGGCCGGTACCGCTACGGGCCCGGCGTCTTCAAGCTCGATCTCGCGCTCGACGGGCCGATTCCGTGGCGCGACCCGCGCTGCCTCGAGGCGTCGACCGTGCACGTCGGCGGGACGCTCGAGGAGATCTGCGCGTCCGAGCGCGACATGTACGCGGGGCGACACGCCGAGCGCCCCTACCTGATCGTGTGCCAGCAGAGCGACTTCGACGCGACGCGCGCGCCGGAGGGCCGGCGCACGGGCTACGCCTACTGTCACGTGCCGCACGGCTCGACGCTCGACCGCAGCGACGCGATCGAGGCGCAGATCGAGCGCTTCGCGCCCGGCTTCCGCGACCGCATCCTGGCGCGTCACGCGATGACGCCGGCCTGGTTCCACGCCTACAACCCGAACTACGTGGGCGGGGCGATCACCGGCGGCGTCTCCGACGCGTTCCAGCTGTTCAACAGCCCGGTGACGCGGCTCGACCCGTACTCGACGCCGAACCCGCGGCTCTTCATCTGCTCGGCCGCGACGCCGCCCGGCGGCGGCGTCCACGGGCTGTGCGGCTACTGGGCGGCCCGGTCGGCGCTGCGGCGCCTTCGTTAGGCGTCGACGCCGCGCGCCGCGCCGCATCCGCCCGGCGCCGCGGGCTCCGCGCGCTTGCGGGCGACGACGCGCGCGAAGCCGAGCAGGCCGTCGCGGTCGGCCTCGAGCATCGCGATCTCGCGCTCCCACGACTCGCGCCGCCAGCCCGTGCAGGAGGGGAGGAGGGCGCGCCCGAAGCGCAGCCAGTCGCGCGCGCCGTCGGGCACGGCGTCCGCGACCTCGACGTCGACGAGGCCCGTCTTCGCCCAGTGCCGCCGCCACCACGCCGGAGCGTGGAAGCAGGCGAACTCCCACTCCCAGAACGGCGCGAGGTGCGCGGGCGGGGGGCCGTCGAGCTCGCGCAGCGTCGCGGGCACGACGACGCCGAGGCGCCCGCCGTCGCGCAGCAGGTGCACGGGCGTCCCGAGGTAGAGGTCGTCGGTGCCGAAGTACTGATAGGCGTCGATGCTCACGATGGCGTCGAACGCGCCCGGCTCGAAGGGCAGCGCGTGGGCCTCGGCGTGGACGGCGGTGACGCGATCCTCGACGCCCGCCTCGCGGATGCGCGCGCGGTTCTCCTCGGCCGGGATCCACAGGTCGACGGCGGTGACGCGCACGTCGAGCTCGCGCGCCAGGAAGATCGACGTCAGGGCGCGCCCGCAGCCGAGGTCGAGCACCCGCGCGCCGCGCTCGATCGGCATCGCGGCGAGCAGCGCCTCGAGCAGCCAGAGCGCGTTCGGCCCCATCTC
This Myxococcota bacterium DNA region includes the following protein-coding sequences:
- a CDS encoding NAD(P)/FAD-dependent oxidoreductase — its product is MAQHEVDAVVVGSGPNGLAAAIALAQEGASVLVVEGHEEPGGGTRSAELTLPGFVHDVCSAVHPMGILSPFFRTLPLHEHGLEWVRPAASVAHPLDDQDAVVLYRSVARTAAGLGRDARAWERLVGPFVEDANGLLEDVLAPLRIPRHPLAMARFGMRGAFSANRLARIAFREPRARALLAGCAAHSVLPLTQPLTAALGLVFAVTAHAEDWPVARGGSQAIARALTRHLATLGGRIETGRRIRSLAELPSSRVVLFDTSPDQLASIAGDALPARYRRRLGRYRYGPGVFKLDLALDGPIPWRDPRCLEASTVHVGGTLEEICASERDMYAGRHAERPYLIVCQQSDFDATRAPEGRRTGYAYCHVPHGSTLDRSDAIEAQIERFAPGFRDRILARHAMTPAWFHAYNPNYVGGAITGGVSDAFQLFNSPVTRLDPYSTPNPRLFICSAATPPGGGVHGLCGYWAARSALRRLR
- a CDS encoding methyltransferase domain-containing protein → MPDDLLRAALDHPAYPRSAGYDPAWIARHEMGPNALWLLEALLAAMPIERGARVLDLGCGRALTSIFLARELDVRVTAVDLWIPAEENRARIREAGVEDRVTAVHAEAHALPFEPGAFDAIVSIDAYQYFGTDDLYLGTPVHLLRDGGRLGVVVPATLRELDGPPPAHLAPFWEWEFACFHAPAWWRRHWAKTGLVDVEVADAVPDGARDWLRFGRALLPSCTGWRRESWEREIAMLEADRDGLLGFARVVARKRAEPAAPGGCGAARGVDA